Part of the Salisaeta longa DSM 21114 genome is shown below.
GTCAACATCCACGCGCGCTGGAACGCCTGCGCTTCGCGCTGCACGTCCGGATCCGAGAAGGGGTCGGCCGTCACCGACGACGGGTCCGCGCTGGCCGCCTGCAGCCGCTGCACGAGCGTCTTAACCGAGACGCGATCGAAGGATTGCTCGACGAACTGATGCACCTGCAGCACCTCGCCGATGTGCTGCTGTGCCCACTCAGCCAGCCCCTGCACGATCTCAGCTGCATCGTTGGGCGTTGTCGTGGCCCTGGTGACCTGGCGATGCACGGTGCGCAGCCGTTCGATGGCATCGCGGTCGGTGGGCGGCTCCAACCGAATCGTTAGGTGCTGCAGTTCCGTTTTCGTGCGCACCACGCGGCCCATCTCGGCCGGATCGCGGATCAGCGTGCCTTCGCGTCGGAGCTGCAGCGCCGGCTTGGTAGCCAAGACGAGCAGGAGCGCCCCCATCGCCTCTACGGGCGTTCCGCGGAAGGCCCCGCTGCGTGATGCAATCATGCCTATGACCTGCTCGCCCGTGAGCATTGTTCCGCTAGACACCTGTTGCGCCGCCTCCTCAAAGGCCCGGGGCCACGCGCCGGGATCGTCGCGCAGCGCTCGTTCGTCGAGGCTTACGCCGAGCACGTCGGCGTCTTGCGCCGCCAGCGGCCAGTTGGCTTCGCCGCGGAAAAAGGCAGCGAGTTTGGGCCCGTCGTCGATGGGCTGCAGCGGTTGCGAGAGCGTGCGCCGCTTCGGAAACTTCCGCTTCACGACCTCCTGCACGATGAACGCCTTCAGGCCGTTGGCGAAGGTCCCCCGCTTCTGTTTGCTCTCGGCATCGATCACACGGGCCCGGTCGAGCGCGTCGCGCAGTTGGTTGCGCAGCTCGCGCTCTTCGCGCACGTGATCCGACTGAAGCTCCGTAAAATGACGGGCCTCGTTGCGCAGCACGTCGCCCGTCGCCACATACCGCCGCAGGCGCTCCTCGAAGTTGGAAGGCAAGTTCACGACGACAAGCCCGTCTTCCAGCGTCGTGCTTCGCCCATTGGTCGCCTGCCAGGCATCCACCTCCTCATCGGCTGCGCCCGACGTCACGAACACGCGCAACGCTACCGTGTCCGCATGATCGGAGGCGTCGGGAATAGACTGCAGCACGGAGTAGTACACCGTCAGCGGCACGCCCCGCTCGTCCCGGATTTTGACCTCGCGGCGGTTGCCCTCGCTCGCCAAAAGCGGCGAATATTCCGTCATCCACGCCAGCAGCACCGATCGCAGGCGCGGGTACGACACGGTATCGGCCCGTCTTTCAATCTTTTCGGCCAGCGACACTTCCTCCTCGGTGAGCAGGCGGTACTGGGCAGGAGGTTCGCTCGTATCCTTGAAGACGTAGTTTTTGTCCTGTAGCACGCTGAGCGCGTCGCTGACGGCAGCATGAAGCTTCTCGGTGGGCGCCTCCACGTCTCGGAGAAGCAGGTGCGTGATGACGGGTGCAGTAGCTGGGACCGCCGCAATTCGGTTTAGTAGAAAGACGGTCTGTGCAACCTCCATTACAGGGCACTCGACGGCTTGAGCAACCGGTTTGAGCCGGCTCAGCAGCTCTTCTGCCCACATCGGAATGAGGTTGGTCTCAGTGCGCAGCACCTCAAAGATATCCGACCATGGGACGACAGCCCCCAGGTGCTGCGCATCGGCCCAGTGCTGCCGCACGAAGAGCGAACGCACGAGCACCAGGAGCGCGCGCCCTTGGATATGCTCGGTTGCCGCCACCCGATCGCGCGTCAGGAGCGACTGCATTGCTTCGCGAACGTAGTGCAGATCCCTCGGCCGAAAAGGATAGGCCGCTACGGCATCTGTTGCTGACGAGACGCTGCCATTCAGTGATTTGGGAGGCGCTGGCATGCTCTGCAAGGTCGCTCGGATCTGCGACTTGACGTCTCCTTTCTTCTGCAGCCAGCGCGCTTGTACAATGACCTCCGTATCGGCGCCTTCCAGCTTGACCTCCTGGCTGTACCACGCACTGGGGTTGGGCGTCCCCACAAAGTCGCTGTGAACCTCGTTTAGCCCCCACTGTCCCGTTCCCAACACGATGGGGTTAGGGTCCTCCAACAGAACCTGCATCGTGGCTCGCAGCTCATCGTATCGGCTGCGGTCGTCCCCAATGAACAACGCAATCTCGTCGAGCCCGATCAGCAGCTCCGTCGCCTGACCGCTACGCTCTGACAGGAGGTCTTGGACGGTCTTGATGCGGTCGCGCAGGGCTTTGGGGCGAAACGTCTCTTCTGCAATGTTTGCTTCAGCCTGCGCGACCCAATGCTCAACATCGCTTCGGGTGCAGGCCACACCAAAAGATTTCATAACGACAGGGACGGCCTGGTACAACCAGGTGCGAATGTCGCCACGTCGCATTTCGAGAATTTGCCCCTCATCATTAAGCAGCGTACCGTTCTGCCCCTCGTACTCCGCCAGCTGGGTCCAGACGCGCGCGCCAGGTGACTTTTCTTCAAGGCGAAGCAGAAACTCGATGAGCCACCGCGGGTCCGTTGGGTACCCTAGGCGACGCCCAATCGCCTCGTAGATAAGGATGGGGATTGGCGGCTCCTTCGACGCGTCACGATTCAGAAGATTGAGGAAGACCGGCACGAACCGATCAGCAGGCGCGCCGTCCATCGCAGCACGAAGCGTCCGAAAGCCCTCGAACCGCGTACTCAGTTCGCTCACGACAGCGTCCGGGATTTCAGCCTGCCCCGTCGCGTAGCCAATCAGCTTCAAGAGATGCGTCTTTCCAGACCCAAACGTCGCATGCAGATAGAGGAACCGAGGATCTGGAAGACGTGCATCACGCGCTACGATTTCGGAGAGACGTTCTAGAACGCGACGCGCGCTATCCGTCTCACAGAACTCCTCTACATCGCGCTTCGCTTCTTCGGTGGCATTAACTTTTTGCACTTCCTCCAGCGGGCGGGTCGGGTCGCGGAGAAAAAGTGATCGCAGGGAAGGAGCGTCAGACATGCGCTTCGTATCAAAACAATGAGTGGGGGAACGGGGCGGAGGCCGCTAAAGGATACAGTTATGCCTGCAGGTGGGCCGTTGTGATTCGCTCCTCAATGCGATGCGCCGGGTAGTAGTGCTGGGCGCGCTCCCCGAAGAAGCTCAGCTTTCCACCGATGACCTTGCCAGGAAATGGAATGCCGACGGTCGCCTGCACGCGCTGCCGATCCATTTCATCGAGCAGCTCGGAGGCGCGTGCAAATGGATACAAGGCGCCCAGGTGGAGCAGCAACACTATATGCTCTGACGCACGACACGCATCCTTGTAACGCTCGACGATGCATTGCACCATCTCTACAGCGAGATTGTCGCGAAGCGTGTCCGCCTCTTGTGCGGTACGTTCCTCGGGCGCGCGCTTGTCGTAACGCTTGTCGTAAAACGATGCAGGGATCTTGAGCAGGGTTTTGACAACTTCGGTTTGGGCCATCACCCGATCGAGATAGATTGTCGTCACTTCGGTTGGCGGCATATCGCTATGGGCCCATCGGGCAAGGTCTTGGGCAGCCCTCTGCTCGCAGACAGGCGCCACCGGCACGATGACAAACGGATTGCGGATGCCGCGCCTGGTGCCGGTGGCGAAGTCACCGAGCCGATCCTTAAACTTTTGCAAAGGCGTTTTTGTCATTCGCTCGTGCTAATGATGACTGCGTGCGTGCGCTCTTCCACAGCAAAGCTACGTTTATGGGCTAGCTTACGAAGTGGATCTGTCAGTTCCTTTCGATCTGCTGGCCACATCCCAATGCTATCGACATCCGAAGGCGTTGCGCCCGCGGTTACCGCGTCGAGGGTGCGCAGCGCATGCAGGCACGCTTCAGCTTCTTCCACCGAGGGCACGCTTGGCCCCATGCCCTCCTGCAAACGTCCTAAGGCGCGCCGGACCTTTGCCGTGTCTAGGCCATGTGCATCACGCATCATCGGTGCAAGGATTTCTTCTGTTCGGCGCATCGATTGCCGAAAGGCGCGCGGGCCATCGAGATACTGTCGCCGAAAGGTCTGCCCGATGTGGGCGAGGGCCGGGGCATTGGGGTTTACCAGCCAGGGATGATCGGCGGTATCGTCCATCAGTTGCTTTCTATGCTCTTCCTGCACCGTCTCGCGCCACCACGTTTTGAGTGTAGACAGCGCCTCGTTGTAACTAACAAGCGTATCGACGTATTCCGTCCATCCCTTCTTCGTCCACCACTGGATTGCAGCCGCCGCCTGTGCTTGCTCCTGCAGGTTGCTAAGGGCACGGTGCACAGGTTCGCCGATCGCATGTGCATACTGACACTGGAGGACTAAGAGGGCGTCGAGCTGAAGGATGTACGGCTCTCGGGTATCCCACTGGGCCGTGGCCTCCTTAATCTCCTGCTCTGCTTGTAGGGCATCAGAAACAATTTCCCCCCACTGTGGCTGCTGATGTCGCGTTTCGATACGCCATTCAGTCAGCGCTTTATACATCTCGTCGAGCCACTTCCCAAATTCTTCCAGCAGGTCGCAAACAGGATTCGTTGCTGCATTCTGAGCGACAATGCCAACCTGCTTACGCAGCGTATCGGTCTTTTGACGCTGCTCAACCAGAAAGTGCCGGAATTGAACGACCGCGTCGTTGGCCGTATCGTTGGGTCCAACAAACGGACCAAGCTGCTTCCGGAACGACTCGGCATGTCCGATTCGCAGTCGAATCTCGTGCCAGCGGTCGGGGTTGAGGAGTCGATCCGCGTTCAGCGGCTCTCCATCTTCACTGATGGACTGAAATGTGCCCTGTTGGCAAAGCCCCCAAAGAATAGCCACAAGGGCCGGCTCTACTCCGCTGTATGCCTCCTCTCTCTTGCGAAGTTCAGCCAGCGCCTGCGTTATGCTGACCGTCTCAATGCGCTTTAGCTTTCTTCCTATGATTCCTCGAACGGTCGTGACAATGTTGCCCCTGAGCTCATCCTGAGCATCACACACGACTTCCATCTTTTGCGCCCAACTTGGCAATTCCGCAGACTGGCGAACCCTCTTCAGTTCGCGTAGGCGCTCATGATCGACCCGGAGCATTTCTGGGTGAAACGATCTCGGATAAGACACTCGAACGTACTGTTCGACGCCTTGGGCAACCGTGCGCGGCTCGTGAGAACGAACCTTCAGTTCTCCGTTCTTGATGCGGGCCGCAATTCGTGAAGGCAATCGTTGACTCTCCTGCCGAAGCTGTTGCTCGATCGCTGGCGGTGCATAGTGCTCACGGCATGCGGCCGATAACGCCGCCCAGCGCTTCAGGTCGTTCCATAACGCAGTCCGGCCCTCGGCTCTTATCTTCCACAAGAACGCCTTTGCATGATCCGCCGATGAGCGTTCCTCATCTGAGATGAGCCCTTCGACATGAACCGTTACATTCAGCCCCTCTGCATCGGCAAACGCAACGTCAAGAGCATGACCATCAACATCAAATGTGTAGTTCACTGCATAGGTATCCTCACCGTCCATGTACGGGACCCGTGCAGGAAGATCGAGCTGCTTAAGGACTTGATGCCATAACGAGGTGTCTGTGCCTTCCGCAAACACATCCACCCGTGCAGACAACTCGCGCGCTACTTCCGCTTTTCCGAACTCAGCTTCTCGCTTTTCAGCCTCCTCAAGCACAACCTGCTCCTCCTGCGTGGTGAACCGGAGGTAGGAGTCATGCTCATCGTCGCTTCGGATGTATTTGCCAAGACGCGTGAGCGATTCTTCGACAGCATTCGTCCGGTTCATGAGCGTATCGCCATCGAGATTGTCCATCAATGCGACAGCAACGTTCTTCGTCTCATCTAACGGAATCATATCCGGGATGTACTGCAGCAGCAAGACTACTTTACATACCATCGCGTCGATGGGCTGCAAGTGGCCTTGTTTTACCTGCTTCTCAACCTCATCAATTGTCTTGACTTCTTGCTTGATCGTGTCCTCAAGCTCCGGCCGAATGACCTCAAAGAAATCGACCAGCGATATTACGCGCTTAAGGCCAGCGTCTTTTCCCCATTCCTGCTCTTCCGAAGATGCAGCCCAGCGCTCTAATAGCCCTTTTACGATGGCGAGCACGGCGCGTGCAGTTCCAGAGAAGATAGACTTGGCCCGATCGGTGTTCTGTGCACGCAGGCGAGCTAAAATTTCAAGGAAGAGCGGCGGCTGATAGGGCAGAAGTGGAAGGTAGTCACTGACCTCTTGGCTGTCCATGTGGTCGAGGCGAGGTTCGGTGTTTTGCTTTACGCCCCGGTAGACCAATGAATTTACGGGATCGAGCGCGGCCGTGCGCAACGCTTCGTCAAACACCTTCTTTCCCGCATCGCGCTTCCGAAGCAGGCGATTTTGGACGATATCGCCCACATGACTCGACGGAAGACTGTATTGATGCGGAAACCGATCGTCCAAGATGCTAAAATCTACTTCCCGGGCTGTATAATCCGTCTGAACGCGAGAAGGATCCTCTTGCGCAGTACCAACGGTTAAAATGCGCCCTGCCCCTTCATCATCAATGGCTTCAGCAAGTGCATTCAGTTCCGTTAGGAGTCCGTATTGGGTTCCAATGAAGAGTGTGATCTCATCCAAGAGCAAGAAAAGACGCACCGGGCGGCCCGTTTCTTGCGCTATAGCCTCACGTGCCTGTTCTAACTGCTTGGCAACAGCCTCCGCGTCCAGATTGCGATCGATAACGTCAGTGAGCCCCTCACGTACACCTGTTTCTTGCGCAAACAGTTCGGGCATCACGCCGTCTGCAAGCACCGGATAGCGTTTTACACGATCCCAGGTGCTAGTGACTCCAAGATCAACGTCCGCGCGCTTGAGTACTTGCGCAGCATCTTGCTCCAGCGTCTCACGGTTACGGCCGTTGCGCGACAGGTACCAACGCTCAAAAAAAGCAATCTTGAGGTGAGGCGAGTATCCTTGTTCTTCGTACAGGCGGCGCAGGATGACGCTTCCGAAGCCTCGATCCTCTCGCCCTTGCTCTTTGAGCAGATTAATAAGTAGTGGACGTAGCACATAATTATCTAAACACCGCATCCACCGTGATTTTAGCCTATCAAGGTGGTCAGCGTCCTCACTGAGAGCTGCCCAGACTCTTTCTCGCCCGACCTTACCAACCCAGGCAGAGTCTAGAAGGCATCCGGTGACTGCGAGCAGGTGACTTTTTCCACTTCCATAGTAGCCGTATAGCCAGTGGTTTGAGCCTTTTCGATCTCCCTGCGCCTCGCCCAACACCCTCGCGAGCATGTCGTCGAGATAGGATGCAGCAGATGCCGTGACGTAGAAACGCTTTAAGAGACCGATTTTGTCCTGCTCACTATCTCCCGCGGGTTCTCGGTCAACACGTATGGACTCCTCAAAGTCCTGCGAAAAGGGTTGAAACAGTGCTTCTGGTTCCACTACGTCAAACAATTGAGTTGGTTAGACAACGAGAATGGGACGGGGCTTCAGCACTTGCCCCACGCATCAAACGCTGAAGCGGCGTTATTTGACCTGGTTTTGGGTGCCAACAGGCGTTAACACAGCTTGACCACGCAGCTGTGACACGGACCACCGATCGCTGGCGCGCACACGATCGAGCAAAACGTTCTTGGCAGATTGGGGCTGAAACAGATACATCCATCCGATGGGGTGACTGGGCCATGCTCGGCCCTTTGTACGCCACGAATAGAGAGCCCCTAGGTGCAACGGTGGAAAGTCGATCGTAGGGGTGGTTCCTTTATCATCGTATGGCCTCTTGAGGACTCCGATGTCACGTAAAACGGATCGAAAGCCCTGTGCCCAACGATGGAGCGTCGAATCGGCATATTCAATTTCCGAGCCGTTGTCATATCGAAACGAAGATAGCACTTCCCGAACTATTTTGGGCGACACGTCCCATTCCGCTCGATCAACGCCCTGTCGACGAAGAAGCTCATGAAGAACAAACCGAAACAGGTTGTCTTCTTGAATGAGATAGAAGTAGAAAAGCTGTGCTTTAGCCTGCTCCGTTGGGCACTCATCGACCAGTTCTGCAAGACGTGTAACTGGGGGCAGTACTGACGCCCCAGCAAGCAGGCGGCGCTTGATGATCCTGAAGATTTTTTGCGCACTCGATCGCGAGCCCCGCTCGTGGACTCGGTTGTCGTGCCAATGCCTCTTTACTTCGCTCCAGTTACGATACCTGGCATAGAGCGCTGCAACCTCTGCGGTTCTCTTCGTAAGAAGCCCTGCTTCCGTCAGCGACACGGAAACGTCGTCTACAGCGGGCGCAGCGCTACGCAGAAGGGTGTTTTGCTCGTCAGAACCAGCCATCCGGGAGAGTGGCGATCAAAGTTGATATGAAACATTTCTGTTTACCTTCGAGCCGTTTTGTTGTTCGACGCAGATTGTGCACCGAGGAAACCAAAGCGCTACCGGTGGTGCATTTGATCTCAGGTGTATCCGTTCATTGAGTAGTGCTTCGTCACGGGATGTATGTCGGGTAGAGGCGCTTCAGCTTCACACGGGCATCGCCGGTGGCAAACTGCCAGTCCACTCCGTGCTGATTCGTCGTCTGTGTTGCAGTCCAGGCCGTGCTCTCGGCCTTGAGGGTCTGTAGGTTCGGCACCCGCTCGGAAAGCCCCTGCCGCACGAGAAGACTCAGTTCGATTTCGGCTATCCCCATAAATTTCTACGCGAGCCAACTGCCATGCCGGGGCGTGTTTACGATGTCGAGGCACCAGGTAATCGCGCGTGCCCGCTCAGGGGCAAAGACCTCGTAGAGCACCAAGAGCTTGTGCGGCGACAGGTTGTCCTGCACCAGCGTAATCCGCTCGGCCTCCGGATACACCGTCTCGGCGAGGTGGGTACGCCCAGGCAAGGCGGTCTTGCCTGGGCTCCAGAAGTACCTCGCGCCGCGCGCCCAGCGGTTCGCTCAGCAAGTAGAGCACACCCACTCCGGCCCGCTCCTTGCGGGCTTACTCCAGCAGAGGCCTCTAACTTGCCCACCACTGCGTCCTCTCCCTCGCCATGTCTCGCGCGAGACATAATCCCACCTTTCAGTGGCGCAGCTCCCTCAAAGTCGGCAGCCTAGCCGAACGCGTCGCTGACAGCAGACGGGCAATAATCGACCGAGAGTTGCGTCTGAATTGATGTTTTACACCCAAAGGCATCCTCGACGTCCTTAAGCCCCTTTTGAAAGGCGCTTTGAAGCGTGGTAAGGGTTTTTCGATAACGACTCGGCCGATCCGTTTTCTTCGGACGAACGGTAATTCCGTCGTGCTGCCAGAGGTAGAGCAGCATAGTGCTGTTGCCGAGCGCCTCTTTGCCAACAGGGAGCATGGCCATCATCTCGGCAGCCTGCATGTAATCGGAAAGCATCGAACTCACGTTCCTGGGCTCGTCCGCGTTTTGAGTCCGCAGGGGGATCCAGCGTCCGAATCCATCTCTGATGCCGCGGTCGCGTCTGATGGCGCGAAACAGCTCTTTCCGAGCTTTGAGCAACTCCTGAAAGGCAGGATGGGCAAGTATCCGATT
Proteins encoded:
- a CDS encoding BREX protein BrxB domain-containing protein codes for the protein MTKTPLQKFKDRLGDFATGTRRGIRNPFVIVPVAPVCEQRAAQDLARWAHSDMPPTEVTTIYLDRVMAQTEVVKTLLKIPASFYDKRYDKRAPEERTAQEADTLRDNLAVEMVQCIVERYKDACRASEHIVLLLHLGALYPFARASELLDEMDRQRVQATVGIPFPGKVIGGKLSFFGERAQHYYPAHRIEERITTAHLQA
- a CDS encoding BrxA family protein is translated as MAGSDEQNTLLRSAAPAVDDVSVSLTEAGLLTKRTAEVAALYARYRNWSEVKRHWHDNRVHERGSRSSAQKIFRIIKRRLLAGASVLPPVTRLAELVDECPTEQAKAQLFYFYLIQEDNLFRFVLHELLRRQGVDRAEWDVSPKIVREVLSSFRYDNGSEIEYADSTLHRWAQGFRSVLRDIGVLKRPYDDKGTTPTIDFPPLHLGALYSWRTKGRAWPSHPIGWMYLFQPQSAKNVLLDRVRASDRWSVSQLRGQAVLTPVGTQNQVK